CTAAGCCCCAAGAAACAATTAGTGGGCTCTTGAGGGAAGGGAACATTTGGAACTGAAAATCATCCCCCAGAAAGTCTCATTGCTGAAACCCACAGGAGGTGATCTCCCTTAAGAGAAGTAAATCAGGGCAACATAGTTAAGTATAGTAAATACACCAGTCCCTCTCCAAGCCATACCATCTATGCCAAGGTTTTGGACACTGACTTCCAAGGATGCCATACTACTACTCTGTCTGCCTGTGGCTACTGTAAAAATAGAAGATTGCAACTCAGACCTGCTAGACCAGTGAGGATATAGATTCACAGGAGATATGAATATAAGAGCTTGCATGTTCCCTTTCACTCTGATTCTTTTTGTGACTTAAGGAAACACCCAAGTTACATATGGGTAAAAGAAAAGTGattcatatttaaaatgtaagaGAGCTAGGGAACTTGGGAAGGGATATGAAACTCCTGCCTTTATTAACCAAAAAATTGGACCCAGTGAGATCAAGAGAATAAATTTTAGTGTGGTGACATGTGGAAAGGACTGGCACAAAGCTATGAGGAATGggcttatggtggtttgaatgaaggGTCCTCCATACaggcatgtgttctgaatgctaggctgaACCGGCTTCAGCACTCACTTCCATCAGAAACATTTGGTACTTCCACAGAGCACAGCACCATCTACTAGGAAAGGAGAGCGACAGCGGAACAAGCACACCACCTGATGAGCTCATGCCGCCCAAACTACAAAGCAATGATTCTTCAGGCCTGTTGTAGTCCAATGTTtcatctctttcactctttccttGTGATTTTTGGGGTACTCTGAATCCTAGTAGAGAGGAATTTCCTACCGCTCCTCTGTACCAAACATGATTTATTCAATAGACTTAAAGAAGCCTGAAACTAAAGtacaatataaaaaattataaacttttCTATGCAGTTGTCAAAATAATCAGTAAAGATGATATGATATGATGTGATGTAATATGATATGGAGAGAAGCATATTTTGCAACTAATAAATTAGGAAATATTCTTAGCCAGAAATCTGAATAAGCTTTAGTATGGTCATCATTTTTACTTTGGAACAGGTAGGCTTAAAAGAGGACTGTTTCCCATTAGCAGAGGGGAATCcataaaatacattaataaattgAGAGAAAACTGTAGGCGACAGAATCTTGAACAGTTTTGTCAGCTTCCATAAAGTAACTCAGGCAATATTCAACCTGGGAAATAAAAATGCCCCTCACCTCCCAAAACACTCCAATCTTTTCCATCTATAATGGAATTCAAGCCACGGAAGTGCTGGGGAATTGCTGTCCAATCCAGTCAGCTTATAGTTTTCCCATTCTCCTTGGGACCCAAAGGACACTTTCTGAGAGTATTGGACATTCATGACCCTCTGTATCTACCCCTGAACTGAAAGAATAGTGGTTTCTCTAGAAAACACCAAagctaaaaataatgaaataatacagATTCTTCCTACTTTTCTGTAAGTAAACAGACTTTGATATAGATCAGGATTTCTCGGACTTGTATATACCATGTAGATTTTTATAAATGGAAGGaaattttgcatctggctttatgtgggccctagagaatcaaactcaggctgccaggctttgcaagaaagtgcttttagccattgagctatctctccagcaaaaTTGAGCCAAATTGAAACACTTATATAACTGTTTAGACAGTCAAGCTTTTCTGAACCAATTATATACATTAGATGACAAGATAGCACATTTGATGCTTTCTGTCTTGAAACATAAAATAACTACAAGACTGATATGGAGTAAAGTTGCAATGCATAAATACATGCCTGTGTTACTTTTCTCTAGCCTCCTTTTATGATACCTAGCATTTCAATATCGCTTCCAAAGATCCATGTAACTGAAACTCTGTCTGAAGTATTAAGGGGCATTTATATCTGAATCTGTGGGCACAAATACACGGGTGTTATATCTCATCATATATGTGTGAGTACTGCCACCAACCCTCTCCACACCATAATATCACACACATAATATCCTGTCTGAGAGAAATGAGACACAGTACAATAATTCAGATCATGATGGCATAAAACACTATCAAATTTGGACAGTTGAGAGCAGCATAGATTGTTATTTAGTTGATAGAatagggaaggggaaggggaagatgtTGAAAAGGATGAGTAAATATCTTCTGTGTCTTTGCTGTTTCCTTCATCTACAATTCAGGAAGCATGAGTGCCACAAATGCATCAGAAGCCAGCAGAGTGACTGAATTCATACTCCTGAGTTTTTCCTGCTCCAAAGAGATTCAAGTCTTCCTCTTTCTACTGTTCTCTATGTCTTACATCCTGACACTGATGGCTAATGGGGTCATTATCTGGGCCGTGAAGGTGGACTACAGGCTCCATACCCCGATGTACTTCCTACTGGCCAACTTCTCATTCCTGGAAATCTGCTACATTAATACCACTGTTCCCAATATGTTAGGAAACTTCTTGTCTGACACCAGAACAATCTCTTTCACAGCCTGCTTCATCcagttctatttcttcttttcttgtggcatcactGAGACATTCCTATTGCCCCTGATGGCTTTTGACCGATATTTGGCCATCTGCCACCCTCTCCACTATCCTACCATCATGAGTGGTCGTCTCTGCTTTAACTTGATGGCCATCTGCTGGGTAACAGCCTTCCTTTGCTATCCAATCCCTAT
Above is a window of Jaculus jaculus isolate mJacJac1 chromosome 8, mJacJac1.mat.Y.cur, whole genome shotgun sequence DNA encoding:
- the LOC101600988 gene encoding olfactory receptor 11H6-like isoform X2 — translated: MSATNASEASRVTEFILLSFSCSKEIQVFLFLLFSMSYILTLMANGVIIWAVKVDYRLHTPMYFLLANFSFLEICYINTTVPNMLGNFLSDTRTISFTACFIQFYFFFSCGITETFLLPLMAFDRYLAICHPLHYPTIMSGRLCFNLMAICWVTAFLCYPIPIYFITQLPFCGPNTIDHFVCDPGPLLALSCTPAPGIELSCSLISSLIIFITFISILTSYSLVLRAVFCIPSAAGRGKAFSTCGSHLIVVSMFYGTIMVMYISPNSGNPAGTQKIVTLIYSSVTPLINPLIYSLRNKDVRNALRKIHICAKIGQN